ACCTCGAGAGGGCCATCGAGGCGGCCGACAGGCGCGGACCCCTCAAGATAGAAGGCATCAAGGGAGTCACCAACGACCCCGAAATCGCCCGGCGCATCGCAGAGATGTACGAGAAGTGATCGTCTTGACAGACTATCACATTTCTTCCCTTTCTTCCCTAGTGGATACGGTAGGCGAATCTGCCATATCCAAACACCTGTCTACTTACAGATGTGCCAGGGATTCGGAACGCGAGGATTATCTGCATAATAAGGCCATAACGATGGAAAAGAGGCAGATGTCGAGAACATATCTCGCTTTGGGCTCCGATGGTAACATTCTCGGCTATTTCACGATCGGTATGAAATGCATGCACGTTCCTGACGAAACCCCAATCTCTAACAGCACCCGCAAGAAAATGAACATCGATGATCGGACAGGCGTTGCACAGAGTTATCTCTTAGGTCAATTAGGCCGGGATGACCGTTCGGAAAAGGGTTTCGGAAGGGCTCTTCTGCAAGAGGCTCTCGGAATCCTCTGCAGGGCAAATAAGATGGTGGGCTGTCGTCTGGTGAGACTGGATTGCGCGGACGAACTGGTAAACTACTATGGACAAACCGGATTCTTTTTCGTCGGCAAAAACGAATCAGAAAACCTCAACCAGCTTGCAATCCTGATATGAGCATCACCGAAAGGCGATACCGTTTTAGCGACATTCCGCCATCCAGGTGCCGATTCAAATGAAGCAGCTCGTACTTGTCAGGCACGGGGAGAGCGAGTGGAACAAGCTCAACCTGTTCACCGGATGGACCGACGTGGACCTCTCCGAGAAGGGATGGGAGGAGGCCAAAGCCGCCGGCGAGATGATGAAGGCCGAGGGATTCGCCTTCGACAAATGCTACACCTCCTTCCTGAAGAGGGCCATCCACACCGCCCACACCGCCCTTGCGGCCATGGACCTGGACTGGATCGAGGAGGTCAAGACCTGGAGGCTCAACGAGAGGCACTACGGCGCCCTCCAGGGACTGAACAAGTCCGAGACCGCGGAGAAGTACGGCGAGGAGTAGGTCCTCCTCTGGAGGAGGTCCTACGATGTCCCCCCGCCGGCGCTCGAACCCTCCGACGACAGGAACCCCGGCAAATGTGCCAGATATGCTGGCACCCCTCCCGAGGGACACCCCCTCTCGGAAAGTCTCGAGGACACCGTCGCACGTGTCATACCCTACTACGAGAGCGACATCCTCCCGGACATCAGGGCTGGTAAGAGAGTGGTCGTGTTCGCACACGGCAACTCCCTCCGCGCCCTCGTGAAGTACCTCGACGGCATGACCGGCGAGGAGATCGCCAAGGTCAACATCCCCACCGGCGTCCCCCTGGTCTACCAGTTCGACGACTCCATGAACGTCGTGTCCAAGAGGTACCTGGGCGACCAGGAGGCCCTTGCCGCCAAGCAGAAGGCCGTCGCCGAGCAGGGCAAGAAGAAGGCTTGATTCATCCGCCGTTTCCTTAAAAGGGGGGGACGGCGATACATATCATCAAAGGTAATACCATGGGAGACTGCAAAGTTGAAGTCGAGCCCGGCGTGTGCAAGATGCACACCGTCATAGTAGCCAAGCCCACCGAGGACATGATGGGAGTGACCTTCGAGGTCCAGTCAGACTGCGCCCACGTACAGAACTACGCCGACCAGCTCGGCACCATCAACCCCTACGAGGTCCTCAACACCCCCTTCGGGGAGACCCCGTTCGTGAAGAACGCCTCGGGAGTCATCCCCCACGCCGCCTGCCCCTGCGTCTGCGCCTTCATCAAGGCGATGGAGGTAGCGAGCGGGATGGGCCTGAAGAGGGACGTCCACTTCACCATCACCGACGCGTGAAGGAGGTTTTCCCGTGTCCCTCGAGATCAGGCACGACCGCTGCGCGGCGAGGTTCACCGCCGAGAAGGACGGTGCGGAGGTGGGCGAGCTCACCTACGTCATCGACGACGGGACGATGAACATCAACCACACCTTCGTGAACCCCGACCAGAGGGGACAGGGCATCGCCACGAAGATGACCGATGCCGCAGAGGCCTTCGCCAGGGCCGAAGGGCTCAAGGTCATCGCGACCTGCTCCTACGCGGCCGCGAAGATCGCAGAGAAGTGATCATTTTCTTACCAGGGGTACGAACTTCCCGTACCCCTTACCTTCCATCTCCTCCAGCGGGATGAACAGCAGCGAGGCGCTGTTCATGCAGTACCTCGCCCTAGTTGGGGAGAACCTGTCGCCGTAGAACAGGTGTCCCAGATGCGTGTTTCCCACCCTGCTCCTGACCTCGGTACGCGTTATAGGTAGCTTATGGTCCTCCAGATACACCACCGAGTTTGGATCCAGAGGCTTTGAGAATGCCGGCCATCCGCAGTGGCTGTCGTACTTGTCCTGCGAAAGGAAGAGGGGCTCCCCGGTGATCCTGTCCACGTAGATCCCCGGGGAGAACTCGTTGTCGTACTCGTTTTCGAAGGGCCTCTCGGTGTCCGCCTCCTGTGTGACAGAGTATTGCAACGGGGTCAGCCTAGACTCCAATTCTTCATTGCTGGGTCTTTTGTATTCCGAGGGGTCGAACACCCTCTCCGAGACCTGCCTGACAAGCTCGCTGTCGATATGGCAGTAGCCGTGGGGGTTCTTCTCGAGATACCTCTGATGGTATTCCTCCGCAGGGAAGAAGTTCTCCAGAGGGGCCAGGACGACGTTGAAGGGGTCGTATCTCCCGGCCTCGGTACCGGCGATCCTCCTGACTGTCTTCTCCGATTCCCCATCGTTCCAGAAGATGCAGGCCTGATACTGGGGACCGGCATCGTTCCCCTGCCTGTCCTTCAGCGTGGGGTCGATGGATGCGAAGAACGCGTAGAGGATGAAATCCAGGCTCACCCTGGACTCGTCGTATGTAACGTGGACGGTCTCCCGGTACCCGGTGCGCCTCCTGCAAACATCCTCGTATGTGGGTACGACGGAAGGGTCCCCGTTGGCGTATCCGACCTCAGTGGAGACCACCCCGTCTATTGCGGATATGAGGCGCTCCGTACCCCAGAAACACCCTCCGGCCAGCCATATCTCCCTCATGGTATCCCTCAATGCATCCTGAACGCGGAGGAGACCTGGTGGCAGAGCTCCTGGGTGCAGATCACGACCACGTCGTCGGGAAGGGATGCGATGTATTCCTCCTTCCCCGAATAGAACCGCGGGCCGTACACGAGGATGATCCTCCTCCCGGACGAGGACATGACGGCCTCCTCCACCGAGGGGAAACATCCCTCCCCCACCTTCAGCTGCCTGTAGTCCGGGAAGGCCTCCGCCAGCATCCCCGACAGGGTATCGAGGACCTCCTCCTTCGGGACCCTCCTCTCCCCTAGGAGCATCTTCCCTCTCCCGCCGGGGGACATGAGCTCCTCCGCGGAGGCGGCGGGGCATCCTCTCAGACAGCCGTCGGTCATGCTCGGATAATGGCGTCTGGGACGTTTATAATCGACCGTCCCGGAAGGCAATTCCCATAAAAATATCCGAAAAATACGGACAATCTTTATTACCGATGCACCAATCGTCCACCATTCGGGAGTGCCCGCGGGGAATCTTGGGTCTCCCGGCCGTGCACAGTCACAGGCAGTGAGAATATGGACATAGGCAACGCATTGGACACGGGATTCGGGATCCTCAACCATTACTTCTGGGGGATCTCGTTCGTGTTCCTCATCGGACTGGGGATTGTCTTCACCGTCAGGCTGAAGTGCCTCCAGATCCTGAAGATCAAGGAGACCTCCTCCCTGGCGCTCTCCGGAATCTCCGAGGGCAGGGGGACCCACAGGATCTCCTCCTTCGAGGCATTCTGCATCGGGATGGGTGCCCGCATCGGAGTGGGAAACATCGCCGGAGTGGCCACCGCCATCGTCACCGGAGGGCCCGGAGCGGTCTTCTGGATGTGGATCTTCGCAATCATCGGTTCGGCATCCTCCTTCATGGAGTCCACCCTGGCACAGATCTACAAGGAGAAGAAGGAGGACGGGCACTTCTACGGAGGTCCCGCCTACTACGCGTCCAAGGGACTCGGCAGCAGGAGGCTCGGCATCGTCGCCGCGGTCCTCCTGGTCATCACCTTCGGCATCGGATTCATCACCGTCCAGTCCTGCAACGCATCCCAGGCCCTCTGCGGTGCCTTCGAGTTCGACCACAACAACTACGTGTTCGCAGCGATTATTGCCGGAATCGCGGCGGTCATCATCTTCAAGGGACTCAAGGCGGCCGCCAAGTTCTCCGCCAACATCGTCCCCTACATGGCCCTCGCGTGGATCGTCTTCGCTGTCGCCGCCATCCTCCTGAACATCGGAGGGGTGGTCAACGCCGTGTACATGATCTTCGAGTACGCCTTCGACGCCTCCGCCCTGGCGGGAGGAGCCATCGGAACCATCATCGTCACCGGTCTGAAGAGGGGGGTGTTCTCCAACGAGGCCGGACTCGGATCCGTGGCCAACATCGCCGCGACCGCGGACGTCAAGCACCCCGTCAAGCAGGGACTCATCCAGTCCTTCGGTGTCCTGGTCGACACCCTCATCGTCTGCACCATCACCGCCCTTGTCGTCCTCTCCTACGGGCACTTCGACGAGATCATGGCCCTCGACCTCGAGGGTGCGAAGCTCGTCCAGGCCGTGGTCGCGGACGCGTTCAGCGGAACCTGGACCAACTACATCATCGCCATGTTCATGTTCGTCTTCGCGTTCACCTCCCTCATCGGATACTACACCATGTCCGAGGCCAACGCCAGGTTCGTCAGGGACGATAAGAGGTCCGTGCTGGTCATCCGCATCATGGTGGTCATCGTGGCGTTCCTTGCGGGAACCTGCACCTCGGTGAACCTTGCGGACACCATCTCCGACACGTTCATGGCGCTGATGGCCGCCGTCAACATGATCATCGTAGCGCTGCTGTCCAGGAAGGTCTTCGAGGCCTACGTGGACTACAAGAAGCAGAGGAGGGCGGGCATAGAGGAACCCGAGTTCCACAAGGACGCCCTGTCGGACATCTCCGGCGTAACGGAGTGGGAGTGATAGATATGCTGACCATCGAGCAATGCAGGAAGTACATCATCGTCATGCTGATCGCGACCGTCGCGGACGGGATCGTCTCGGGCTACTGCTTCCACAACAAGGAGTACGACCTGATGTTCGTCCCCCTGT
This is a stretch of genomic DNA from Thermoplasmatales archaeon BRNA1. It encodes these proteins:
- a CDS encoding Phosphoglycerate mutase 1, which codes for MKQLVLVRHGESEWNKLNLFTGWTDVDLSEKGWEEAKAAGEMMKAEGFAFDKCYTSFLKRAIHTAHTALAAMDLDWIEEVKTWRLNERHYGALQGLNKSETAEKYGEE
- a CDS encoding putative acetyltransferase; amino-acid sequence: MSLEIRHDRCAARFTAEKDGAEVGELTYVIDDGTMNINHTFVNPDQRGQGIATKMTDAAEAFARAEGLKVIATCSYAAAKIAEK
- a CDS encoding methionine-R-sulfoxide reductase/methionine-S-sulfoxide reductase, whose translation is MRDTMREIWLAGGCFWGTERLISAIDGVVSTEVGYANGDPSVVPTYEDVCRRRTGYRETVHVTYDESRVSLDFILYAFFASIDPTLKDRQGNDAGPQYQACIFWNDGESEKTVRRIAGTEAGRYDPFNVVLAPLENFFPAEEYHQRYLEKNPHGYCHIDSELVRQVSERVFDPSEYKRPSNEELESRLTPLQYSVTQEADTERPFENEYDNEFSPGIYVDRITGEPLFLSQDKYDSHCGWPAFSKPLDPNSVVYLEDHKLPITRTEVRSRVGNTHLGHLFYGDRFSPTRARYCMNSASLLFIPLEEMEGKGYGKFVPLVRK
- a CDS encoding amino acid carrier protein, with translation MDIGNALDTGFGILNHYFWGISFVFLIGLGIVFTVRLKCLQILKIKETSSLALSGISEGRGTHRISSFEAFCIGMGARIGVGNIAGVATAIVTGGPGAVFWMWIFAIIGSASSFMESTLAQIYKEKKEDGHFYGGPAYYASKGLGSRRLGIVAAVLLVITFGIGFITVQSCNASQALCGAFEFDHNNYVFAAIIAGIAAVIIFKGLKAAAKFSANIVPYMALAWIVFAVAAILLNIGGVVNAVYMIFEYAFDASALAGGAIGTIIVTGLKRGVFSNEAGLGSVANIAATADVKHPVKQGLIQSFGVLVDTLIVCTITALVVLSYGHFDEIMALDLEGAKLVQAVVADAFSGTWTNYIIAMFMFVFAFTSLIGYYTMSEANARFVRDDKRSVLVIRIMVVIVAFLAGTCTSVNLADTISDTFMALMAAVNMIIVALLSRKVFEAYVDYKKQRRAGIEEPEFHKDALSDISGVTEWE